From one Flavobacterium kingsejongi genomic stretch:
- the pgi gene encoding glucose-6-phosphate isomerase, with protein MALGNTNPTQTAAWQKLTTHFQEMQKVSMAEMFQNDAARAEKFHIQWNDFLVDYSKNIINKDTIALLLELAEAVGLKAAIAQYFEGDIINQTEDRAVLHTALRAPESAVVNVEGTNVIPEIYDVKNKIKAFTNEVVTGQRKGYTGKAFTDIVNIGIGGSDLGPAMVVEALQFYKNHLNVHFVSNVDGDHVNEVIKKINPETTLFVIVSKTFTTQETLSNSETIRNWFLKSATQKDVADHFVAVSTNIQKVTEFGINADNVFPMWDWVGGRFSLWSAVGLSISLAVGYDNFDKLLKGAHEMDDHFKTADFDKNIPVVLALLSIWYNNFFGAESEALIPYTQYLQKLAPYLQQGIMESNGKSVGRDGKPVNYQTGIIIWGEPGTNSQHAFFQLIHQGTKLIPTDFIGFVKPLYGNNDHHDKLMSNFFAQTEALLNGKSEAQVQAEFDQQQVSGEAAAFLLPFKVFAGNKPTNTLLIEKLTPETLGSLVAMYEHKIFVQGVIWNIFSYDQWGVELGKQLASSILGEINSGHIKNHDSSTAFLLKYFLAKK; from the coding sequence ATGGCTTTAGGAAATACTAACCCTACACAAACTGCTGCCTGGCAGAAACTAACAACACATTTCCAGGAAATGCAAAAGGTATCAATGGCTGAAATGTTTCAGAATGATGCTGCAAGAGCGGAAAAATTCCACATTCAATGGAATGATTTTTTAGTTGATTACTCTAAAAATATTATCAATAAGGACACTATTGCACTTTTGCTGGAGCTTGCTGAGGCAGTAGGGCTGAAAGCCGCAATTGCCCAATATTTTGAAGGTGATATTATTAACCAGACAGAAGACAGGGCAGTATTGCATACCGCTTTACGGGCGCCGGAAAGTGCCGTTGTAAATGTAGAGGGGACGAATGTCATTCCTGAAATTTATGACGTAAAAAATAAAATAAAGGCGTTTACCAATGAAGTGGTAACAGGACAGCGTAAAGGATATACCGGAAAAGCATTTACGGATATTGTAAACATTGGTATCGGAGGATCTGATTTAGGGCCTGCGATGGTAGTGGAAGCATTACAGTTTTACAAGAACCACCTGAATGTGCATTTTGTGTCGAATGTAGATGGCGATCATGTCAATGAAGTGATTAAAAAAATTAATCCTGAAACGACGCTTTTCGTTATTGTATCCAAAACATTCACCACCCAGGAAACGCTTTCCAATTCGGAAACGATCCGGAACTGGTTTTTAAAATCGGCAACTCAAAAAGATGTGGCGGATCATTTCGTAGCAGTTTCTACCAATATTCAGAAAGTAACGGAATTTGGGATCAATGCGGACAATGTATTCCCAATGTGGGACTGGGTTGGCGGAAGATTCTCGCTTTGGAGTGCTGTAGGGCTGTCGATCAGTCTTGCGGTGGGTTATGATAATTTTGATAAATTATTAAAAGGGGCTCATGAAATGGATGACCATTTTAAAACAGCTGACTTTGACAAAAACATACCGGTAGTATTGGCATTGCTCAGTATCTGGTATAATAATTTCTTTGGTGCCGAAAGTGAGGCATTGATCCCGTATACACAATACCTTCAGAAACTGGCGCCTTACCTGCAACAGGGTATAATGGAGAGCAATGGGAAGAGTGTTGGTAGAGACGGGAAACCGGTAAACTACCAAACGGGTATCATTATCTGGGGAGAGCCGGGAACGAACTCACAACATGCTTTCTTTCAGCTGATCCACCAGGGGACCAAATTAATCCCTACGGACTTTATTGGTTTCGTAAAACCATTATACGGAAACAACGATCACCATGACAAACTGATGTCTAATTTCTTTGCCCAGACCGAAGCCTTATTGAATGGTAAAAGCGAGGCACAGGTGCAGGCAGAGTTTGATCAGCAGCAAGTCAGTGGTGAGGCAGCAGCTTTCCTGCTTCCTTTTAAAGTTTTTGCAGGAAACAAACCAACGAATACGTTATTGATTGAAAAATTAACTCCGGAAACCCTGGGTTCTTTAGTGGCCATGTATGAGCATAAGATATTTGTTCAGGGTGTTATCTGGAATATTTTCAGTTATGATCAGTGGGGAGTTGAGTTGGGTAAGCAACTGGCATCGTCTATTTTAGGAGAAATTAATTCCGGGCATATTAAAAATCATGATAGCTCTACTGCTTTTTTATTAAAGTATTTTTTAGCTAAAAAGTAG